Within the Telopea speciosissima isolate NSW1024214 ecotype Mountain lineage chromosome 4, Tspe_v1, whole genome shotgun sequence genome, the region GGAGAGCTTGTAACAACAATACACGGAGCCTTGATAGTATGAATGTCTGAGTACATAGGACTTCCTACAATAGTTgggagataaaaaaaatatacatcaACCGTTGTTTTAATGTATATAAGTGTACACATATGCTCActtggcgcgttggtcaagtgctcacttgttgaacgcttggtcacgggttcaagtcctggaaacagcttccatggaaacaggggtaaggcaaCATACATTTGACTCTCCCCAAACCCTGCTAAATGTGGGAGCCTTATGCATTGGATACAGCCTTTACATGTGATATTACACCAAAAGTCTATATAATTTATCCTCTATTATAGACATAAGATTTGgcaaaatacaaataaaaaatcaacccaagaGCATTTAGACCAGCAAGAAGCCAGTAGAAGTAATCAAGATGAGCTCTattaagattgttagggaacCAACTGCCCTGGCCATTCTCACCCGTTAAGGTCTCAATGGCAGAGATAAGGAAGCTACTTAGAAAGCTTCCTACACCAAAGATGCTGAGGTAAAGGGCAAGACCAACACTCCTCAAAGATTTGGGCATCTGATCATAGAAAAATTCTTGCATACCAACCCTTGTGAAGGCATCAGCAATTCCAAATAAGATGTATTGAGGAACCAACCACCAAACACTCATAGGAACTGTTGCTTCTGGTATATCCACTATCTTGGCCTCAATGGCAATTTGAAGCCTTTCCCTCTCAACTAATGCTGCTACCACCATGGCGATCATAGATAAAAATATTCCAATACCTATTCTTTGTAGCATTGTTATGCCAGAGGGTTTATTGGTAAAAGCTCGGGCAATTGGAATGAGGACGCGATCATAGATAGGGATGAAGATAAGAATGGAGAGGCTAATAAAGGTTTGAAGGGATGCAGGTGGTATTTGGAACCCTAATGATCCAATTTTTCTGTCCATGGTGGCTGCTTGTTTGGTGAAGAATGTGGAGTATTGTGCATACACAATTGCATATACTAAACAAGTAATCCATATTGGACCCAACCTTAGTAATGCCTTTGCTTCTTCCACTTGATTTACACTACATACTACCCAACCTTTCTTGGAATTTTCAGATGCAGTAGCCATTAATGCCTTGTCAAGAAACCTGAAACATATGAGGAACAAGAAAATAAGTGTCTATTgagttaggtacttgatcgatacacCAAAAGCACaaaagctgatggaacacgttaaatcaagacCTTTAACTTATCCCATACTAGGTTGACCCAATCTAAcccccatacactagagtgggccccattagacATGTAACACATTTCCCACCCCTTGTTTAGTGAAATATTGAGTAATTAAATAGCTATTTCATGATCATCACTTACCTGAATTGGTTAGCACTAGGTAGGAGAAGAATCTCACCACCTTCCTTATCATCAACAATGGATGATGGTGGAGTACTGGCTCGCCAATTCTTTGCTGCAGCAACAAACACTTGTGCAATTCTATTGAATGGATTATCATTATCAGTGTTAAGAGTGTAGCGATAAGTGTTGGTTCCAAGCAAGAAAACTGCAAGTGCAAGTATCATGAAAACACATGGAATTCCAAATCCAAGACCCCAATTCAAGTTGTCTTGAATGTATGTTAAGATCAAGTTGGTACACACAATACCACCACACAATCCAAAAAGCCACCAGTTAAAGAAAGAGCTCTTGGACTTGCTTTCCTTTGGATGTTGCCCATCGAATTGATCTGCACCAAAAGCTTGTACGCATGGCTTGTGCCCACCTTGTGCAAGCGCCACTATATatagagaggagaagaagaagatgatttggtatTGAGGAGGACGACAAGATATTGCACTAGTGTTGTCGTTGTTGCTGTTGTCGCAACTAGATGGAATGAAAGAAGGAAGCACCGCTGATAATGTTAATAAGCTTAATCCCTACAAAACAGGCGTAATCTGATAATGTCAAACTTGGATGGAGGAAAGGACTAATAGAGAAATCTCGCTACATGGTGGAGCATATACTTGAGTTTGAATTTCGTTTAGAAGTTTGACAAATGGTATATATGCATAATCCTATATATTAATACAATGATTAAATTGTCACATGAGATTTCCTTTACTAATTTGAATCTGAAAATAGAAGGTGTTTAACCGAACTTGGCCCAGACCCGGTTTGGGTTTGGCGCCCACCCATGGGGCAGCCGATTGGACCACGGTGGGTCGGCAACTTAAGGAGGTGGCTTCAATTCTCCCTTTagtcttttctctctctatgTTTCCTATTTAAAGTGAGACATTGTGAGGAGGTGGGGATTGATAATAGACAGACATAATCAAGTCACCCCAAAAAACCTAATTGCATTTTGCAacattgatttctctctcttactctcaaTCTTATTCATCAATTTACTAGTGTGTTCTTTGTGGGATTCCATCTAttcccaaggatttgtggtgtggaatTTCCCGTAGAAAAGTCTTTCAAGAAAtctagagattgaagaagattgTTCACGTTCGTAAAACTTGTAATCAAATCTGTACGAGATCCTTCCACTGCGTTCTCATCTCCATTCAAGTGACACCCTAACCGATGGTGATTTGTTTATAGAATAGAAGAAATTAAGCCGTAACTAGATAGAGGTCCTATAGTTGACAttgtccaaaaatatatatggTATAACCTCCCAATTAAAGAATATTCTCTAAAGTTTTGTtgaaaaataagattttttgACAGCAACAACAAACTAACCCACACGGGGTGCCGAGATGACCTCCTTTATAGCACCCCATGTGGGTTAGGTAGTTGTTGCTCACCAAGTGGGGCAAATGGATTCTTGTATTCTAAATTATTCTTTATAGCGTGTAATCCTCCACTTGCTTCTATTTTAATCTATTGATGTCACTAACGTCGAGGAAAGTCTACATAAAATACGTAAGAGCTCAAAGACATGGATCGGGGATCCGAGGTTATAGAgcaaaaaaatttgttaaaaaaaaacataaaaaggaaaagttttgtacacgatcgtgtaaaccgtgtacgtGAGAAGGTCtctcaaaaaatggaaaaaatcataaatagaagaagaag harbors:
- the LOC122657636 gene encoding protein NRT1/ PTR FAMILY 5.10-like — translated: MATASENSKKGWVVCSVNQVEEAKALLRLGPIWITCLVYAIVYAQYSTFFTKQAATMDRKIGSLGFQIPPASLQTFISLSILIFIPIYDRVLIPIARAFTNKPSGITMLQRIGIGIFLSMIAMVVAALVERERLQIAIEAKIVDIPEATVPMSVWWLVPQYILFGIADAFTRVGMQEFFYDQMPKSLRSVGLALYLSIFGVGSFLSSFLISAIETLTGENGQGSWFPNNLNRAHLDYFYWLLAGLNALGLIFYLYFAKSYVYNRG